The Tepidibacter aestuarii genome contains a region encoding:
- a CDS encoding beta-propeller fold lactonase family protein: MPTFAYVANGGNKVSVIDTNTNTVVNTIPVLSVDNFTKVIAITPDGKFAYVTNLYNVVAVIDTCTNTVVDTITVGDFPVGIEITPNGKYVYVTNSGLATSVSSTVSVIDTNTNIVVDTIPVGRDPIGIAITPNGNFAYVTNTKSDNVSVIDTNTNTVVNTITVGDFPQGIAITPNGNFAYVANQGQSAVTNTVSVINTSTNIVVDTITVGTAPSYIAITPDGNFAYVTNIFDDNVSVIDTDTNTVVQSVPVGACPLGIAITPDGNFAYVTNTCDDNVSVIDTNTNIVVDTIPVGALPLGIAIANIDFPCPTPLDRMCIETTRIFDSCMFEEELRKTFEVPNSNKTQDIQCNIIKTKCSILDITQIDQQQDLVDVKLQIKVLISFTSKCFNDNTFKRVACFDKNITLVKPEGADVYCDINNVTCSCSQSSHVGMVSCNNKLCCTVKVTAVVKSKKLVQFEVPVLKNCEPKQCCPNKGIIISPGKSYPLPNEPSEINSIMFVAKTDPGITSRVMVFLYGLPSTFATVTEELKQFKLNLPGGPYPVENVSLKNLGNSTIYIYNLTTK; encoded by the coding sequence ATGCCTACTTTTGCTTATGTTGCAAATGGTGGTAATAAAGTATCAGTTATAGATACAAATACCAATACAGTGGTGAATACTATACCTGTTTTATCTGTTGATAATTTTACAAAAGTTATTGCAATAACACCAGATGGTAAATTTGCTTATGTTACAAATCTCTATAATGTGGTGGCCGTTATAGATACATGCACCAATACAGTTGTAGATACTATAACTGTTGGAGATTTCCCTGTAGGTATAGAAATAACACCCAATGGTAAATATGTCTATGTCACAAACTCTGGTCTTGCAACCTCTGTTTCAAGTACTGTATCAGTCATAGACACAAATACAAATATAGTTGTAGATACTATACCTGTTGGCAGGGATCCTATCGGTATAGCAATAACTCCAAATGGAAATTTTGCTTATGTTACAAATACAAAATCAGATAATGTATCTGTTATAGATACTAATACAAATACAGTAGTGAATACCATAACTGTCGGAGATTTTCCCCAAGGCATAGCAATAACTCCAAATGGTAACTTTGCTTATGTTGCAAATCAAGGACAGAGCGCTGTAACTAATACTGTATCTGTAATAAATACAAGTACTAATATAGTGGTAGATACCATAACTGTTGGCACTGCACCTTCTTATATTGCAATAACACCAGATGGAAATTTTGCTTATGTTACAAACATTTTTGATGATAATGTTTCTGTAATTGACACAGACACAAATACAGTGGTTCAGAGTGTGCCTGTTGGAGCTTGCCCTTTGGGTATAGCAATAACACCAGATGGAAATTTTGCTTATGTTACAAACACTTGTGATGATAATGTTTCTGTAATTGACACAAATACAAATATAGTTGTAGACACTATCCCTGTTGGAGCTTTACCTCTTGGAATAGCAATAGCAAATATTGATTTTCCATGCCCAACTCCTTTAGATAGAATGTGTATTGAAACAACAAGAATCTTTGACTCATGTATGTTTGAAGAAGAACTTCGAAAAACTTTTGAAGTTCCAAATTCAAATAAAACTCAAGACATTCAATGTAATATTATAAAAACTAAATGTAGTATATTGGATATAACTCAAATAGATCAACAACAAGATTTAGTGGATGTAAAATTGCAAATAAAAGTACTTATTAGTTTTACAAGCAAATGCTTTAATGACAACACATTTAAAAGAGTAGCATGTTTTGATAAGAATATTACTCTTGTTAAACCAGAAGGTGCAGATGTATACTGTGATATTAATAATGTAACTTGTTCATGTAGCCAATCAAGTCATGTTGGAATGGTATCTTGCAATAATAAGTTATGTTGTACTGTAAAAGTAACTGCAGTTGTTAAATCTAAAAAACTTGTTCAATTTGAAGTACCGGTTTTAAAAAACTGTGAACCAAAACAATGTTGTCCTAATAAAGGAATAATAATATCACCAGGTAAAAGTTATCCTTTACCTAATGAACCTTCTGAAATAAATAGTATTATGTTTGTTGCAAAGACCGACCCTGGTATAACTTCTCGAGTTATGGTATTTCTTTATGGCTTGCCTTCTACTTTTGCAACTGTAACTGAGGAACTAAAACAATT
- a CDS encoding CPBP family intramembrane glutamic endopeptidase has translation MNLSFGLDRWLGGIILVGFTEEIVFRGFLFQKLMEFTSFWKANLITSLLFLIIHFPKWYAHGLFESVGIIGRIIFIFMFSIIQGKIFNKTNSLWTCIIVHSLNNFIGFTLR, from the coding sequence TTGAATCTAAGTTTTGGATTAGATAGATGGCTTGGTGGTATTATTTTAGTTGGTTTTACTGAGGAGATAGTGTTCAGAGGATTTTTATTTCAAAAGCTTATGGAGTTTACTAGCTTCTGGAAAGCTAATTTAATAACATCATTGTTGTTTTTGATAATACATTTTCCTAAATGGTATGCACACGGTTTATTTGAAAGTGTAGGAATTATAGGGCGGATAATTTTCATATTCATGTTTTCTATTATTCAAGGTAAAATCTTTAATAAAACAAATTCACTATGGACATGTATTATTGTACATTCTCTTAATAATTTTATAGGATTTACTTTAAGATAA